A window of Corallococcus macrosporus DSM 14697 contains these coding sequences:
- a CDS encoding HEAT repeat domain-containing protein, whose translation MSTSELLRWVATKATRSTRDDFDALLARTDFTQVAGQLLQSGTPPEKRTALRGLRELETPEARALARLALRDDAAEVRAMAAGALTHSRDEADWQALLVALDDADASVQHAVMDALARMDPATTSALLLERFGHASTSEQLLALITAQRLRLPDAVALARQGLASPTATTRSAAISLLARQTEEETDGLLLQALTDGAEDVRVEALRALSRRVRVPTSVFVPLLSSATAQVQELALQALVLRRDTSACADIARLLEAPSPSLRRSAIFATGYIRCAGSTPTLLELLARTRAEDERVDLITALSHLGSPEAWAALRGQLLDPAPRIRRAAVSAWTLATAPRDATRLLLERLREDPDAEVRMAIALALAESGRREGARALHLALQDAAPEVRRMAVRTLGRDTRAEAHQALREHQATERDPEVLRELATALDPRQASGNPGAPAERPLFDPAGTGQCVAEWLASPAQHPATDRVYFYEGGHLEHLDAHGQLHALHYTVTGDQLHLQAEDAPERRTAFTVAPMPPTAGDGDAPHRFRLELARDVLTGTDTPRALFCVQAERPDTAPGNGD comes from the coding sequence TTGTCGACATCGGAGCTGCTGCGATGGGTGGCCACGAAGGCGACCCGGAGCACTCGGGACGACTTCGACGCGCTGCTCGCGCGCACGGACTTCACGCAGGTCGCCGGGCAGCTCCTTCAGTCGGGCACCCCTCCGGAGAAGCGCACCGCGCTGCGAGGACTCCGGGAGCTGGAGACGCCGGAAGCCCGTGCGCTGGCCCGGCTCGCGCTTCGTGATGACGCGGCGGAGGTGCGAGCCATGGCTGCGGGGGCACTGACGCACTCGCGGGACGAGGCGGACTGGCAGGCCCTCCTGGTAGCCCTGGACGACGCCGACGCCTCCGTGCAGCACGCGGTCATGGACGCGCTCGCGCGGATGGACCCGGCGACCACGAGCGCGTTGCTCCTCGAGCGCTTCGGCCATGCGTCAACATCCGAGCAATTGCTCGCGCTCATCACCGCGCAACGGCTGCGGCTCCCCGATGCCGTGGCCCTGGCCCGTCAGGGCCTTGCCTCCCCTACCGCCACCACGCGAAGCGCGGCCATCTCGCTGCTCGCGCGGCAAACCGAAGAGGAGACGGACGGGCTCCTCCTCCAGGCGCTCACGGATGGCGCGGAGGACGTGCGCGTCGAAGCCCTCCGCGCGCTGAGCCGGCGCGTTCGGGTGCCCACCAGCGTCTTCGTTCCGCTGCTCTCCTCGGCCACGGCGCAGGTCCAGGAGCTGGCGCTCCAGGCGCTCGTCCTGAGACGAGACACCAGCGCGTGCGCCGACATCGCGCGCCTCCTGGAAGCACCGTCGCCGTCGCTCCGCAGGAGCGCCATCTTCGCCACCGGATACATCCGCTGCGCCGGTAGCACCCCCACCCTGCTGGAGCTGCTGGCCCGGACGCGAGCCGAGGACGAACGGGTAGACCTCATCACGGCGCTGAGCCACCTCGGGAGCCCCGAGGCCTGGGCGGCCCTCCGTGGGCAACTGCTGGACCCGGCCCCCCGCATCCGGCGTGCCGCCGTCTCCGCCTGGACCCTCGCCACCGCGCCGCGAGACGCGACGCGCCTGCTGCTGGAGCGCCTGCGTGAAGACCCGGACGCGGAGGTCCGGATGGCCATTGCCCTGGCCCTGGCCGAGAGCGGCCGGCGGGAAGGTGCCCGGGCCTTGCACCTGGCGCTCCAGGACGCGGCGCCCGAGGTCAGACGGATGGCGGTGCGCACGCTGGGCCGCGACACCAGAGCGGAGGCCCATCAAGCCCTGCGCGAGCATCAAGCCACCGAGCGCGACCCGGAGGTCTTGCGCGAGCTCGCCACGGCGCTCGACCCACGGCAGGCCTCGGGCAATCCCGGCGCGCCAGCCGAGCGGCCCCTCTTCGACCCGGCGGGCACGGGACAGTGCGTGGCCGAGTGGCTCGCGTCCCCCGCCCAACACCCCGCCACCGACCGCGTGTACTTCTACGAAGGCGGCCACCTGGAGCACCTGGACGCCCACGGCCAGCTCCACGCCCTCCACTACACCGTCACCGGAGACCAGCTCCACCTCCAGGCCGAGGACGCGCCCGAACGACGCACGGCCTTCACCGTGGCCCCCATGCCGCCCACCGCTGGAGACGGAGACGCCCCCCACCGCTTCCGCCTGGAGCTGGCCCGGGACGTGCTCACCGGCACGGACACACCCCGGGCGCTGTTCTGCGTCCAGGCCGAGCGCCCCGACACGGCCCCAGGGAACGGGGACTGA
- a CDS encoding MutS-related protein, with amino-acid sequence MNRGWKSTRRHAIAAAACPGRRATAACVPIVSATAEPPSPHRTYTERRAAAQADLTALDRVSARYANLRTLAFLAAAGVAGFVLAGRLPKVWWWASAAAVVLYGVLAVLHHQVFRREARAKLYVTLNERGLARLGPGWHDFTERGERFLSPSHLYTPDLDVFGQGSLFQLLNETATRAGEERLAAWLSAPASAQEVEARQGAARELAQNIGFRQDLCVDARDASREKADPAQFIQWAELGPQLDAIRWARPVAVVLPLVTLTLYVLGKLELVPASTFWLGLAAQLAVAVLTRRPLKAMDEGVEAGERGFVRYAPLFERVEAQRFEHPRLKSLQSGLQQPGQPPVSAHFKRFSRLFSFIEFKRHQFHPLVHWLTLWDIHAHFALERWRAAHGKQLRQWFEALAELEALSCVAGLAHDRPDFAWPAMATTGPCVEATALGHPLLDAPVPNDVSLPGPRHALLITGSNMSGKTTLMRAVGANVVLALAGAPVNARSFRLSPLQTLTSMRVKDSLERGVSYFYAEVQRIKAVLDAAQAARGQALFLLDEILLGTNTRERQIASREVLRLLLGTGAIGAVTTHDLSLAVLADEPGAHVVNVHFRDHLEAGKMVFDYRLRQGVVDTTNALRVLRLAGVPVDDPDASDAAR; translated from the coding sequence ATGAATCGGGGCTGGAAGTCGACCCGGCGTCACGCCATTGCAGCTGCCGCTTGCCCTGGACGCCGCGCGACCGCAGCATGCGTGCCCATCGTGTCCGCCACCGCCGAGCCCCCATCCCCGCATCGTACGTACACCGAGCGCCGCGCCGCCGCGCAGGCGGACCTGACCGCGCTGGACCGCGTGAGCGCCCGCTACGCCAATTTACGAACACTCGCCTTCCTGGCCGCGGCCGGCGTCGCGGGCTTCGTGCTGGCGGGGCGTCTGCCCAAGGTGTGGTGGTGGGCCAGCGCCGCCGCGGTGGTGCTCTACGGCGTGCTCGCGGTGCTCCACCACCAGGTCTTCCGCCGCGAGGCCCGGGCGAAGCTGTACGTCACGCTCAACGAGCGCGGCCTGGCGCGGCTGGGCCCTGGCTGGCACGACTTCACCGAGCGCGGTGAGCGCTTCCTGTCCCCCAGTCACCTGTACACCCCGGACCTGGATGTCTTCGGCCAGGGCAGCCTCTTCCAGCTCCTCAACGAGACGGCCACCCGCGCCGGTGAAGAACGGCTGGCGGCGTGGCTCTCCGCCCCCGCGTCCGCCCAGGAGGTCGAAGCCAGACAAGGCGCCGCGCGCGAGCTGGCGCAGAACATCGGCTTCCGTCAGGACCTCTGCGTGGACGCGCGGGACGCCTCGCGCGAGAAGGCGGACCCGGCGCAGTTCATCCAGTGGGCGGAGCTGGGCCCGCAGCTCGACGCCATCCGCTGGGCCCGGCCGGTGGCGGTGGTGCTGCCGCTGGTGACGCTGACGCTCTACGTCCTGGGCAAGCTCGAGCTCGTCCCGGCGTCCACCTTCTGGCTGGGCCTGGCCGCGCAGCTCGCCGTGGCCGTCCTCACCCGGCGCCCGCTGAAGGCGATGGATGAAGGCGTGGAGGCGGGTGAGCGCGGCTTCGTGCGCTACGCCCCCCTCTTCGAGCGCGTGGAGGCCCAGCGCTTCGAGCACCCGCGCCTCAAGTCGCTCCAGTCCGGCCTCCAGCAGCCCGGCCAGCCGCCGGTGTCCGCGCACTTCAAGCGCTTCAGCCGGCTGTTCTCCTTCATCGAGTTCAAGCGCCACCAGTTCCACCCGCTGGTTCACTGGCTCACGCTCTGGGACATCCACGCGCACTTCGCGCTGGAGCGCTGGCGCGCGGCCCACGGCAAGCAGCTTCGCCAGTGGTTCGAGGCCCTGGCCGAGCTGGAGGCCCTGTCCTGCGTCGCCGGGCTCGCGCATGACCGGCCGGACTTCGCGTGGCCCGCCATGGCCACCACCGGCCCGTGTGTGGAGGCCACGGCGCTGGGCCACCCGCTGCTGGACGCGCCGGTGCCCAACGACGTGTCCCTGCCCGGCCCCCGGCACGCGCTGCTCATCACCGGCTCCAACATGAGCGGCAAGACGACGCTGATGCGCGCGGTGGGCGCCAACGTGGTGCTGGCGCTGGCCGGCGCGCCGGTGAACGCGAGGTCCTTCCGCCTGTCCCCGCTCCAGACGCTCACCAGCATGCGGGTGAAGGACTCGCTGGAGCGCGGCGTCTCCTACTTCTACGCGGAGGTGCAGCGCATCAAGGCGGTGCTGGACGCGGCGCAGGCGGCGCGCGGCCAGGCGCTCTTCCTCCTGGACGAAATCCTCCTGGGGACGAACACCCGCGAGCGGCAGATTGCCTCGCGTGAAGTCCTCCGGCTGCTGCTGGGCACCGGCGCCATCGGCGCGGTGACGACGCACGACTTGTCCCTGGCGGTGCTCGCGGACGAGCCCGGGGCGCACGTGGTCAACGTCCACTTCCGGGACCACCTGGAGGCCGGGAAGATGGTGTTCGACTACCGGCTGCGCCAGGGCGTGGTGGACACCACCAACGCGCTGCGCGTGCTGCGCCTGGCCGGCGTGCCGGTGGACGACCCGGACGCGTCCGACGCCGCGCGCTGA
- a CDS encoding thiolase family protein has product MAGRVVIASAVRTPFTRAHKGEFKDTRPDTLAAVAIKEAVAQVPGLKPEDIGDVVLGCAMPEAEQGMNVARVATLLAGLPVTVPAMTINRFCSSGSQSIAQVAQAIQAGMYDVGIGGGTESMTMVPMGGNKASANPEVMERLPEVYTSMGATAENIATRYSVSREDADKFAAESQRRAATAREQGKFKEEIVPVTTTYYDDDGVAQNVTVSVDTILRPETTVEGLAKLRPAFNPKGVVTAGNASPLTDGAAAAVVMSEAKAKELGVKPLGYFIDAAVAGVPPEVMGIGPVPAVRKLLEKNKLKVEDIDVFELNEAFAAQALHCVRELGIPLDKVNPNGGAIALGHPLGVSGARMVATILRELKRRNGRYGVVSMCIGGGMGFAALIEAAK; this is encoded by the coding sequence ATGGCTGGTCGAGTCGTGATTGCCAGCGCGGTCCGCACGCCCTTCACCCGCGCCCACAAGGGAGAGTTCAAGGACACCCGGCCGGATACCCTGGCCGCCGTCGCCATCAAGGAGGCCGTCGCCCAGGTCCCCGGCCTGAAGCCGGAGGACATCGGTGACGTCGTCCTGGGCTGTGCCATGCCGGAGGCCGAGCAGGGCATGAACGTGGCCCGCGTGGCCACGCTGCTGGCGGGCCTGCCCGTCACGGTGCCCGCGATGACCATCAACCGGTTCTGTTCCTCCGGTTCGCAGTCCATCGCCCAGGTGGCCCAGGCCATCCAGGCGGGGATGTACGACGTGGGCATCGGTGGTGGCACCGAGTCCATGACGATGGTCCCCATGGGCGGCAACAAGGCGAGCGCCAACCCCGAGGTGATGGAGCGCCTGCCGGAGGTCTACACCTCCATGGGCGCCACCGCGGAGAACATCGCCACGCGCTACAGCGTGTCGCGCGAGGACGCGGACAAGTTCGCCGCGGAGAGCCAGCGCCGCGCCGCCACCGCGCGCGAGCAGGGCAAGTTCAAGGAGGAGATCGTCCCCGTCACCACGACGTACTACGACGATGACGGCGTGGCGCAGAACGTCACCGTGTCCGTGGACACCATCCTCCGTCCGGAGACGACGGTGGAGGGCCTGGCCAAGCTGCGCCCGGCCTTCAACCCCAAGGGCGTGGTGACGGCCGGCAACGCGTCCCCGCTGACGGACGGCGCCGCCGCCGCGGTGGTGATGAGCGAGGCCAAGGCGAAGGAGCTGGGCGTCAAGCCGCTGGGCTACTTCATCGACGCCGCGGTGGCGGGCGTGCCGCCGGAGGTCATGGGCATTGGCCCGGTCCCCGCGGTCCGCAAGCTGCTGGAGAAGAACAAGCTCAAGGTCGAGGACATCGACGTCTTCGAGCTGAACGAGGCCTTCGCGGCGCAGGCCCTGCACTGCGTGCGCGAGCTGGGCATCCCGCTGGACAAGGTGAACCCCAACGGCGGCGCCATCGCCCTGGGGCACCCGCTGGGCGTCTCCGGCGCGCGCATGGTGGCCACCATCCTGCGCGAGCTGAAGCGCCGCAACGGCCGCTACGGTGTCGTCTCCATGTGCATCGGCGGCGGCATGGGCTTCGCGGCCCTCATCGAGGCGGCGAAGTAG